The window ccataccatcaggagcatagtatccctgtggtggctgcatataaacctcctcacgcaactcgctattgagaaaagcattctgaacatcaagttgagagatagaccactgATGGACAGAAGCCACAGCAAGaagagtgcggacagtggtcatgtgAGCCACATgagcgaatgtctcatcataatcacgCCCCTGCTCCTGCTGAAATCCACGGGCCACtagacgagctttgtagcgctcaagagaaccatcggagcgagtcttaaccttgtagacccacttgcaggtgatgggacggACATCGGAAGGAAGGGGaaccagatcccatgtgccagagcgctcaagAGCAGTAAGCTCTTCGGCCATCGCAAGTtgccattcaggctgagtcatggcagtTCGGTAGGAAGTGGGCTCAGCAATAGCAGAGAGACCATACCGAGTAGGGGAGTAGCAATCAGGCGGGGGGCGAGGCCGAGCACGAAGGTTGTGAACCGGGGGAGGCGTGAGAGGAGGTGCACCAGAGGTGGAAGGCTCGTTAGAGGAGACATCCTCAGTACGAGATCGGCGAGTATAGTGGAGAGGGAACGATGAGAGAGAGCGACGAACTGGAGATGCTggtggagaggtggaggaggaggatgaagtAGACGGTGTCGGTGGGGAATGAGAAGGAATGAGAGGTGCCGGAGGAAGAGGTGACACATGAGGCACATAGCCGGGTGTGTCAGGAAGGAGCAGAAAAGAAATGTCATCCACAGAGAAACTCGAGGAAGGAGAACGTGGGTAGTAAGAACGAGACTCGTCAAATgtcacatcacgcgagatgcgcaagcgacgacccacaggatcccaacatcgatagcccttgtgctcatcactgtagccaagaaagacacactcaaccgactgagcagtcagtttggtgcgttctcggGGGGCAAGAAGGACATAACACACACATCCAAACATCAGAAGAGCGGAATAATAGTCAGGGGAACGCccagtgagacactccataggaataccACCCTACAAAGCAGTCGagggctgaatgttgatgagataagTGGATGCAgaaacagcctcagcccaaaagtgAGGCGGAAGGGAAGCGGCAATCATCAACGCATGAGCCGTTTCAAgtagatgacgatgcttacgttcggcaacgccgttctgagcatgagcaccgggacatgagaactgggcaagagtaccctgttccgcAAGAAAACCATGCAACAGCTGAGAGATAAACTCACCAGCGGAGTCCGCACGAAAAGTACGAATGGGCGTGGAAAACTGGGTGCGAATCATGGCAGCAAAACGTTTGTATATAgagagaacctcgctacgagatttcatgaagtagagccaggtgtagcgagagaaatcattaATAAAAAGGATATAatagcgatgaccacctttcgaattaaagggggcaggaccccaaacatcagaatgaactaagtcaaaaggacgctgagatacCGACTCACTGGTAGGATAAGGCAACtgagtctgtttgccaagtctgcaaccagtacaatgtaaagaaacatctccagatacagaccccaagaggccctgacgaactaaggaagacaagcgagagccacagatatgaccaaggcgatgatgccactgctggaaggacacAGACGAAGAGGCAATAAGGGCATGGGAGCTGGCAAGAGTGGTGAGAGCGGAAGGAACACgaagccagtcaacctcccaaaggccctccGACTCACGGCGCcggggccagcaccaaccaaagccttggtgcgtcgatcctgaatggagcaagagtcggtatcaaggatgacacgacaaccagaatcagtaagttgggcagcggaaaaCAGATTCATGGTAAGACGAGGAACATGCGAGACACTAGGAACAGAAAAGGAGGGAGTGGAAAGAAGGCCACGACTAGCAACAGAAAGAGGGGTGCCATCAGCGGTAAGAACATTAACAGGCGAATCAAGAGGTCGGAGAGAAGACAACACAGAAGAATCAGAAGACATGTGGAAGGAGGCTCCAGAATCCAaaacccacgaagatgtacctgacCGTGTAGATGCCTGCGGTGGTGGAGAAGTGGCTGCAGTCACAGCAGCAGCTGAACCAGTCGAGGAAGAGCCTGAGGAAGCCAGGAGGCGTTTGAGCCTCacaatgtcctggtcagtgagtgacggaGTCGAGGAAGATCCAGGAGTCCCACTGGAAGAGGAGCGCCGCTGATCGCGCTTCTTCTCACGACAATCAGACTCTGGGTGACCGGGCCGAGAGCAGTAGCCACAGAAGGTGTCACGGCGCGACCGGCCCCTCTCAGTATAAGTGGGGCGACTCACCCCCCCTGAAGGTGTGGGGAGGAGCGGTGGAGCGGTGATCCGAGCAAACGACACAGGAGCTCGAGCAGCCAACACAGACGGGACCACCAGCAAACCAGCTGAGCCGAGgcgggtctcctcagcacgaagctcaGCAAGCACCTCCGAGATTGGAACACGACCTcgagcaagcaagtgagcacgtctgggctcaaactcagagcggagacgagataagaactcatggacccgctgaaactccagatcagaccgagtagtctgacagcaacgataggtgccacaaacaactgtccgaagagagtcaagctgacgccagatggcagagcactgtgaatagaactcatcaacagagGAATCACCTTGCTGGAGGGCGTGCTCCTGACGCACTACAGAGAGAtagagagcatcaccagagggctgatagcgctgacaaaTATAAGACCACATCGTTGCAACTGTGCCAAgtcccatgaactccgaagcaAACTGAGGGAGGACACTGGCAGTAAgaacagcagcagcacgagcatcatcattgcaccactgagtgtaagcagagAGATCATCCCGGTACGCCGAAAGAGCATCGGAGTAAGCAGATATCTGCTGATCATAGGCATCAACTGCAGCATCATCAAGGATCTTGGCGGCATCCCGGTCGGCCTAGGAAGCCTCAGGAGCAAGTACCGGCGGCACCGGTGGGATTGGGGCCACAGGCGCAACAGGGCATGGCAAGCAGGGAGcctcgccagaaagaacaccccaGAGAAGAAGACCACGCATATGGATGCGCATGAATCCCACAAATtcagcatagttggtgccatcgaaGATCACTGAGCACCTAGGAACAGCAACATAGCCCGAAGAAGACATGAGGGAACTTTGTGTGTCTCTTTTTTTTTGGTCAACAGACTCAGCAGCCCGATCTAGATCGAGCAACGAAGTCGATCGAGACAGGGGGCTCAGACGGCTTCGAGCGGGATCGAGCAGAGGCCCGAGGCCCGGTCGAGGCAGAGGGCTGGGCGACTCGAGGCAGGGGGCTCAGCTGCCCGAGCTGGCCGATCGAGTCAGGCTGCCCGATCTGGAGCAGAGGACGGGCGACCGGGAAGCCAGAGGCGCGGCTTGGGGCGCGCGGAAGAAGTTGCGGCGCGGCCGGGGACGGCCTGACAGGGAGGAGGCAGCCGGGGCGCGGCCGGGGCGCAGCCGAGCAGGGCGGCGCGACCAGGGCGCGGCCTGGGCGCGACCGGGCAGGAAGGGCGCGGCCGGGACGCCGCTGAGCACGCGAGCGCGGGCGCGGGCAGGGACTGCCGGGCGGGGAGAAGGTGGCCGGCgacggaggaggagatggccggcgACGAGGAAGCTAGGCACGGAGAGGAAGAGGAACCTGGCAACTGATACCATGTTGGTTAAGTGAGCAACTAGTgggccaaaggccattacataCACATGTGTGTGAAAGTGCAGAaaagccccttatacaatggggatgtacacaatgaactatacacatctaacatgaATGATCCAAAATGTATTACACAGATACTTAGAAAAGGTTGATTGAGATCCTCCGCCGTTGCTGTGACGGCATAACAAATTTCAAGATGAACAACAGAGGATTAGGAAGGATGGTGGAGATAGTCTGGACCTGGCACTCTGAAGTGTGAGCTGGCCGTTTCCCATCATCACAAGTTAGTCGCCAAAAGTCACAGCCAGAGAGTATTAATACACACCGTCTTAGATCATGCACTGCATCCACACATGGAATTATATATACGTTTCCTTTTCAGTTCTTGTCCATCTTTAAATTCAACGGTATACTTTCGGTACGGTTGACCAAATTTACATGACAAAAGATTACAAAAAGGTCGCTTGCGCATCGATGTTCAAGCTAAGATAAATCAATGTTTTTGTCTGTGATGCAAGCAAAACTGCGACGCATTAGCTTGGACAGATAAATATGGATCAAAACTGTGTTCCAGAGCTGAGAGTCATCTGACTGATAAAAGGCCGAGTAGAGCAAAAGGCCGGCGTTACCCAAGCATAATTAACATCCATACACGCATCTGCCTATGCAAGCCATTCTTCATGCCCAGCATGAAGCTAGCCTCCTTTCTGCTACTCAAGCTACTACTACTCTCCCTTGGCCTTAGCATGGCACCACCCTTCGTTGCCGGCGATGAGCACCAGTTCAGTTACTCTGGCTTTTCCAACACTAACCTCACCCTCGACGGTGCGGCCTCGATCACACCCAATGGGTTGCTTATGCTTACCAATGGCACATCCCGGAGCATGGGCCGCGCTTTCTATCCTGATCCACTGCGCTTCCGCAATTTGTCCGATGGGGCTGTGCAGTCCTTCTCCGCCTCATTTGTCTTCGCCATGGTCTCCATCTACAAGGACTTGAGCAGCAATGGCATCGCCATGTTCATTGCGCCGAGCAAGAATTTGTCTGCGGCGATGCGGATGCAGTACTTGGGTCTTCTCAGCAATCAGAATGATGGCAATCAAACAAACCACATCTTCGCGGTCGAGCTAGACACCTTCCAGAACTGGGAGCTCCAAGACATGAATGACAACCATGTTGGTATTGACGTCAACAGTCTCCGCTCCATACAATCCCATGATGCCGGTTTCTACCATGACAAGAATGGGACCTTCCAGAGTTTGAGTCTCGATAGCCAAGAGGTGATGCAGGTGTGGGTGGACTACCATGGAGAGAAGATGCAGATCGATGCCACCATGGCTCCTCTCGGCATGGACAAGCCTACAAGACCGATAGTATCAGCCAACTACAACCTCTCAAGCGTGCTCACAGATGTGGCATACATCGGCTTCTCATCTGCAGAAGGCAAGATAACGAAGCATTATGTGCTTGGTTGGAGTTTTGGCATGAACAGTCCAGCTCCAGCTATCAATCTCAGCATGCTGCCAAAACTACCCCCTGGTCCTCGTACCAAGGGTGGTCGACGTCGTCTCCAGGTATTGGAGATCATTCTGCCACTAGCAACGGCGGCACTCATCCTGTCTGTGGCTGCCGTTGTTTCCCTACTTGTGCGAAGGCATTTGAGGTATGCAGAAGTACGTGACGACTGGGAGGTCGAATACGGCCCGCACCGCTTCTCGTACAAGGATTTGTTCCGTGCAACAGAAGGATTTGACAACAAAAACCTCCTAGGGACCGGAGGATTTGGAAGAGTATACAGAGGAGAGCTGTCAAGGTCCAAACTAATGATAGCTGTGAAGAGGGTGTCGCACCACTCCAGGCAAGGCATGAAGGAATTCATTGCAGAAATTGTCAGCATTGGCCGCCTTCAGAATCCAAATCTCGTACACTTACTTGGCTATTGTAGGCGTCGTGGTGAGCTCCTGTTAGTGTATGAGTACATGCCCAAAGGAAGCCTCGATAAGTACTTGTATGGTGAAGTGGACAACTCCACATTAAGTTGGGACCAAAGGATTTGGATCATCAGGGGCATTGCATCTGCACTGATTTATCTCCACGAGGAGTGGGAGAAAGTGGTCGTTCACCGAGACATCAAGGCAAGCAATGTGCTACTCGATGATGAGTTGAATGCACGGTTGGGTGATTTCGGTCTCGCAAGGTTGTATGATCATGGCGTTGAGCAAGAAACTACTCGTGTTGTTGGCACCATTGGATACATTGCTCCGGAGCTAGCACGCACGGGCAAGGGTACTCCCCTTACCGACGTATTTGCCTTTGGTGTATTTATTCTGGAGCTCACTTGTGGACAAAGACCTATCATGCAGAGCACACAAGATGAGCAGGTCATGTTGGTTGATTGGGCGCTTGAGCATGTACAACAAGGGTCACTAGATGATGCAATAGATATAAGGCTTAAAGGGCAGTACAATGTCAGTGAGGCACATCTGGCACTGAAGCTAGGACTACTGTGCTCACACCCATTTGCATGTGCAAGGCCTAGCATGCGGCAAGTGATCCAATACCTAGATGGGCATATTGAACCACCAGAGCTACCAGCACACCAGAGCTTCCAAGCACTAGCCTTGATGCAAAATGAAGGGTTCGATTCATACATCATGTCATATCGTTCATCAACGAGCGTTGGCACAATATCGAGCATTTCAGGAGGAAGATAAGCACTATGTTTGATGGTGCTGGGAAGTGGGAGTGCTTATTTATCTATGATGTACCCTaaagaatactccctccgttcctaaatataagtctttgtagagattccattaggtggactacatacggagcaaaatgaatgaatctagacTTAAAATGcatgtatatacatccgtatgcggtttatagtggaatctctataaagacttacatttaggaacggagggagtagaatatatTGGACGTGTAATGAGACATGGATATGAAAGCTTGTACATATGTTCTTACCTTTCAGTAGCTAGATTTGTTGCCTCATGAACAAGATTGATAGGTCTGGTAGAATGATAAGTACCATCTGAATAAAGAGTTTATAGTAGGAGGCTCAGCTCAGCTTCAGAGCTATCAACTCTGTAATATAAATTTCATAGTTTCGTGGTTTCTTCAATAAAAGTTTTGTGATTGTTTATTCTTTGTGAATCTGAATATTTACTCATTTGTTTCTGATGGACATGTTCTTGCATTTGTTTGGGACATCCTCTATTACCTGGTGATATGTAGACAGATCGAAATTGAGTTGTCAAAATTTGGGAAGGGCTTTCAGAATATGTGTGGCCACGGCCAGGGCTTggaagtgtgcttcagtgagacggCCAACGGCCCTTTCAATTGCGTGTGCATTTTATAAGAGTTTGTCTGCAGCGCAGTCCGTGCTTCTAGACCATTAGATCCAAATCCAATGGCACCTGTATCTCCTTCCTTCTCTGGACATTTAACCAGTGATAAGAGCATGGAAGACGAAATGAAATGTACATTAGCATTCCATAAAGTAGATGCACTTAATTAACAGGCGCTGGAACATATTGTAGTCTTGTGAGAAATAAACTGTCATTGAACTAAAGTGCAACAGCAGCATCAAACCTTAATAGTTAGAGAATCATTTGTAGCATCACAAGCTAATCTGACGACTTCCCCTGGCACGACTAATACCAGATTGAAGGCTCAATTTTTCGATCCAACCAGCTTCAGTGCTCAAAACAGTAAAATTATCACTTCACACTTATAGCACAATCCTGTCAAAAAGGAAAATGAATCCTCCGGCATTTAACCTCTGAGTCCCAAGAAAGGTTTGTTCTGATCTATGGCCCACAAAGTAATCAATACATCCAAATTACAACAACAAGCATTACCTTAATTGGAGACTCGATGCCTGAAGATGGTGTAAGAATATGTTCACCAATAACAAAGTTCTGAAGACGACATATGCCTTTGGTTTATTCACAACGTTACAGCAATCACGTGCAAGTATGTGAGCTGAAAACATAGGGTTTCATCAATTTAAAGGTTATATATTTTTGTAAAAGCAAACATGTAGATAGAAAAGGGCATGCCGATCAACGAAATAGCTAATGAGTATGTCGTGCTGCCACATGTCATCTACAGATTAAAGCAACCCATTTACGCACTGGTTGGGATTGTGGTGTGAAAGTGCGACGCGGGCTGCGACAGTTATGATATACCGTAGCGACATTAGTAAGACTGTTCTTTACACAATCAGTAACGAAATGGCCAGAGGAAACTCGGTATGTGAAACAGAGTTTTCTGGGATCCAATCCACCAGTATTGCACTATTCTACTTGTAACTCCATGAAGAGCATGAGAGTCAATAACAGAAGACTCCAATTGAAAATTCATCAAACAGGTCCTTAGATGGCAACATACATGGTCAGAACAATTACATGGACCATAAACAGTTGTGATATCTGGAGAAGGCACTGGGTCGATGACAAAACAAAGGTCGACAAGCAACTCACGGACAGCGCCATGAGAATACTGATATGTGGTTTCAAATCCTCTGTGAGAAGCTACACAGTGTGATTCATTGCATCACACCAAATGCTACAGAGGGACATATACTCCCAAGTTCCAAAAATCAGGAGCACCGATGTACTTATGAAGAAAACGATCCCCCACTGCGGATCAATAGCATTCCAGGAATCTTCTGATGTTACTTGGTGATGCCAATACGGAGGCAAATTTTTATATAGCAGTGGAAATCGCTGAAATCGGCGATGTGGGACTGAATATATCTCGGTGTAGTACAGACTGTGCTACAGTCGAGGTCGTTCTTACCCGAGCCCGAGCGACCGGCGGCGCCTGCCCCAGCCCGCTCCGTCGCGCCCGCGCTATCCACCACAGCGCctgttcctcctcctccacctccatcacTCCGGTTGCCGGCGCCGGTGCTCGCCGGCCACCATCGCCCCCCCCCTCGACCCTATCTCCAGCTGGTCCCAGTTCACTCCGGCGCACCAGAGGTTGGGGAGTGCAGACAAAGAAGCAAAAACGAGCTTGGAGAGACGGAGGAAGGACGGCGGCGGGGAGGACGACGGGACGGGAGCGCCGACCGCCGATGGGAGCTACAGCGCTCGCAGTCGTGTTGAGCGGGCCGTGGCCCAACAGCCATTGATTTCGTTCGCTCGCCGTCCTCGCTCAACCGCATCACTAGCATttctccaaaaaaaaaaaaaaaaccgcaATTGGTCTAAAAAAAAACCCCCGCTGAGAGATGGGAACCTCGGATCTTCAAGACCTCTATGTCCTTCGTCAATGTTAAGTGATCATCATAGTTTTGTAAgaatattttttgggtttttttatCAGTAATGCACGTTTTGTAAGAATATTTTTTTCTCGTTCTTTTGGCGATGCTGGCTGTGCTTTTCCCGTTTTTGAGAAGCACaactatgtttttttatttttagaaaagCACAATTGTGTTGTTCCCTTTTAGGGAGGCACAATTTGTgcttctcgcgaaagcacaatTTAAATATAGAGATCACCTGCTAATGCCAATGCCTTGCAACGCACCAGCGCTAAGAGTGTCACCGGATCCAAGTTACATGGAAGCTCCCATCTCAGATATAACACCATGCACATTGGTCTTCATGACACCACACCTGCTTTGAAACTACCCTCGTGTCCCATCTCTACCTGCTTAATGTCCTTTTAGCTCGTCCAAAAATTGGTTACGAAGTAATGCATCGGTAAAGAACTCTGAAGAGCCCCCTCGTAGATGTCCTTGCACCATCCAGATCGCCTCATATAGCATTTATGAACTTTTCTAATCTTAGTGTGCTCCATGATCACATGAATTGGTTGTCTTGTATCAGTTTCTGAGCTCATGCTCATATCTCGAGTGAGCTCTGCATCAACAATAGCCTGGAACGTCCTGCATGCTTCCATGGTGTGTAGCACTGTATCACTCCTAAGGCCTAGCATGTGGAGGAGAAGGTGGCACTAGAACGAAGTCGACTGTTGCACTCAGTGGTGAAGACAAGTGTTTTTTTACACTTGACAACCTAAATTTACAAGTTAtagtgtttttttctttcttttttattggaCAATCCTGGTAGGGAGTCGGTGGGATTTCATATTCTATGCATGGGTCGCTGGATAGCGACCACACACATACCCTCCTAGGCATTTGCAGACCGGCCCACTATTCTTTCTCCCATCAGTTTTGGGAAAGTTTGATTCTAGAACCCGACGGGTGAAAAGttctttttttgatttttctttgaTGATTTTACAAGTTTTATCCCATTTTTTTTACTTTCCTTCCTTTTTATTTTAAAAATCATATTAATTTTTAAAAatcattcatgaacattttttaatttgcgatattttttggatttaaaatatttttcaaaatattgtttTAAAATCATGTCTTATTAATTTCCGAATATTTTCCAAATTTGGGAACATTATTTtgaattcataaacatttttttatatcctattttttgtatacatgaacATATTTCAAATTCATGAGCCTTGAAAATTTTATGAACATTTATTGGAAACACATGGATTTTTTTAAAGTTCAGAAAACAACTAATCCTAAATATTTTTAAATCACAAAAACATTCTAAAATTCTATTTTTTGGGATTTAAACATATTTAAAAATCACAAACATTTGAAAAAAAGTCCAATATTGTTTTTcagaattcatgattttttttttgaaacgcacAATTTTGTTTTGCAACGTATTTTAGCAGAAACCTTTGAGAATGTTTCTGGTATGAGGATCAACTATTCAAAGAGTGAGATTATCCCCCTTGGGCTCACTGACAGTGAAGTAGACTCTTACAAGAATATCCTAAAATGTACTATAGGTACATTCCCTATTAAATATCTAGGCGTCCCCCTTCATTATGACAAGCTAAGGAGAGAAGACATCCAGCCCCTCATTGACAAGATCCTCAAAAGGATGGCTGGGTGGAGAGGGAAACTTCTCTCTTATGTTGCTAGGGTAGTTTTGATTAAAGCCTGTCTTGCTAGCATCCCAGTATACCTACTCTCCTTCTTCAAATTCCCCGAGTGGGCTCTTGACCTAATCAACAGCCAACTCGCCCACTGTCTTTGGAGTGACTTTGAGGGAGATAGGAAGCTTCATCTAGCAAACTGGCATTTAGTTTGCATGAGGAAGGAGTATGGGGGGATGGGTATCCCTAACATCAAGGATGTTAACCTATGCCTATTAGGCATCTGGGTTAAAAGATATATCCAAGATGAAGGCAAGATCTGGAGACAAATAGTAGACTCTAAGTACATTAAGAAAAGCCCCAGCATTTTTGCAGCCAATCCACAAAAACACCTCCAAATTCTGGTAGGGAGTGATGTGGGCTGCAAAAGCCCTGAAGTTTGGGTATAGATGGAAAATAGGTAATGGTAAGAAAGTTAGATTTTGGGAAGACATATGGTTTGGCACCTCCCCACTGTCAGTGCAGTTCTGGCCCCTGTACACTATTTGTCACCAGCAGGGGGCTACTGTTGCAGACATTTGGGATGGGGTGAATATCAAACTGACTTTTAGAAGAGTTTTCTCAAATACCATGATGGAGAACTGGTACTGCCTAGAGCAGATCATCAAGAGCTATGAGCTGACTGGAGATGAAGATTCCCTAATTTGGCAATATGAGAATAAAGGGATCTACTCTACTAGTTCTCTTTACAATAGTATCAATTTTAGAGGGGTGCAACCTATATATATACCTGCTGTGTGGTCGATAGTGGTTCCTCCTAGAGTACAAGTGTTTTTGTGGCTCCTGTTTCATAACAAGTTGATGACTAAGGATAATTTGTTAAAAAGAGGGATCACTAAACCGCTTGAATGCATGTTTTGTACAGAGCACGAATCCATAGATCACCTGTTCTTTGGATGTGTAGTTGTTAAACAGATTTGGGCTGATGTGTCCAAAATCCTTTCCTATGATTTAGGTAATGACTACATATCTATTGCTAGATTTTGGCCAGCCCATAAGAATAAGATGGTCTTGAACTCTGTCTGTGCCTGTGTTATGTGGTGCATCTGGAAGTTCAGAAATTCCATGGTTTTTAATAGTGTAATGTGGACTGACCTTAAACAGGTTTGGTGGCAGATTCACTTGACTCTCAAGAAGTGGATGATCTTGTTCAAAGGAACAGGCCTAGAAGAATTGAAGCTAGTTTCTCAGAAGGTAGCAATGATCCTCACCTCTTCCTTCCTGCTGACCATGGGGTGATCGATGGCAATGATACTGTGGGTATCTTAAACCTAGATTCACTCTCCAAGATGTCATTGGGAACTGAGAGACTGGGTGCAGGTCTACCGCCTCCTGTCCGCTACACACCTCCAAACAGCCCTGGGAGGAACTGTAAGCATGCATCGCTGCTGAGCCCGACCACTCCACTGGAACTGCCGCTGACTCCAGTCCAAACCTTCAAGAGGATCAAATGGGGGTGTGCACAAGCGAGTCAGAAGAAAGCTGGAGCTGTACTGGTGGGCGAATGAAGAGATGGAACTCTCTGTGGGATCTCTGTCTATTTTGGTGCCAGCACTTTAGTTTTTCAGTTTTAGAACTCTGTGTCTTGTAATAAGTTCTGACTCTTTCAAGTTTAGTGAGCGGCCT is drawn from Triticum dicoccoides isolate Atlit2015 ecotype Zavitan chromosome 6B, WEW_v2.0, whole genome shotgun sequence and contains these coding sequences:
- the LOC119323268 gene encoding L-type lectin-domain containing receptor kinase SIT2-like; the encoded protein is MPSMKLASFLLLKLLLLSLGLSMAPPFVAGDEHQFSYSGFSNTNLTLDGAASITPNGLLMLTNGTSRSMGRAFYPDPLRFRNLSDGAVQSFSASFVFAMVSIYKDLSSNGIAMFIAPSKNLSAAMRMQYLGLLSNQNDGNQTNHIFAVELDTFQNWELQDMNDNHVGIDVNSLRSIQSHDAGFYHDKNGTFQSLSLDSQEVMQVWVDYHGEKMQIDATMAPLGMDKPTRPIVSANYNLSSVLTDVAYIGFSSAEGKITKHYVLGWSFGMNSPAPAINLSMLPKLPPGPRTKGGRRRLQVLEIILPLATAALILSVAAVVSLLVRRHLRYAEVRDDWEVEYGPHRFSYKDLFRATEGFDNKNLLGTGGFGRVYRGELSRSKLMIAVKRVSHHSRQGMKEFIAEIVSIGRLQNPNLVHLLGYCRRRGELLLVYEYMPKGSLDKYLYGEVDNSTLSWDQRIWIIRGIASALIYLHEEWEKVVVHRDIKASNVLLDDELNARLGDFGLARLYDHGVEQETTRVVGTIGYIAPELARTGKGTPLTDVFAFGVFILELTCGQRPIMQSTQDEQVMLVDWALEHVQQGSLDDAIDIRLKGQYNVSEAHLALKLGLLCSHPFACARPSMRQVIQYLDGHIEPPELPAHQSFQALALMQNEGFDSYIMSYRSSTSVGTISSISGGR